CTTTCGCAAGGGCACGGCCGTCGCCCGCCTCTATTCCATCGCCGTCGCGCCCGACCGCGCGGGGGCCGGCGCCGGCGGCAGGCTGCTGCAGGCCGCCGAGGACGCCGCCTTCGGGCACGGCCGCATGATGCTCCGGCTCGAGGTGCGCGAGGACAATGCCCGTGCCATCGCCGTCTACGAAAAGCGCGGCTATCGCCGAATCGGCCGCGAGAACGAATACTATTCCGACGGCATGGCGGCGCTGCGCTACGAGAAGACCCTGCGCGGCGGCGTTCCGGTGCAGACGCGCGTGCCCTTCTACGAGCAGACCTGCGAGTTCACCTGCGGTCCCTGCTGCCTGATGATGGCCAAGGCCTTCTTCGACCGGTCCTTCACGCCGGACCCCGTGATGGAAATCCGCCTTTGGCGGGAGGCGACCACGGTCTTCATGATGTCGGGACCCGGCGGCTGCGAGCCCTTCGGCCTGGCGGTCGCCGCCCGCGATCACGGCCTGTCCGCGGAGATCCTGGTCTCCTTCCACGGCGCGCTCTTCCTCCAGTCGGTGCGCAGCACGGAAAAGCGCCGCGTCATGGAACTGGCGCAGGTGGATTTCCGTTTGCGCGCCGAGCGTCACGGTCTGCCCGTGTCCTACCGGCCTTTCGTGCTGGACGACATCCGCGGCGCGCTCGCGGAGGGGAAGCTCGTCATCGTGCTGGTCAGCGGCTATCTCATGTTCGGCAAGAAGGTCCCACACTGGGTCCTTGCCATCGGCGACGATGGCGACCACATCCTGTTGCATGACCCATGGGTGGAGGACGAGCGCGGCGAGACCAAGGCGGACGCGGCCAACATTCCTGTCCCACATTCCATCTTCATGACCATGGCGCAGTTCGGCCGCGACGGCCTGAGGGCGGCCATCATCATCGGAAAGCTCGACCGTCCATGACCTGGGTCATCCTCACCGGCCGCCAGAACGACATCGACCCCTACGCCACGCCGCACAAGATCATCACCAACCGCGACTATCTCGCGCATCCGGCGCTGTTCAAGGGACAGCGGCCGAAGGTGATCAACCTGTCGAACAGCTACGCCTACCAGAGCCGCGGCTATTACGCCTCGCTGCTTGCCTCCTCGCGCGGCCACCGCGTCATCCCGACCGTCGAGACCATGATCGACCTGTCGGAGCGCAAGCTCTACGAGCACGCGCTGCCGGAACTCGAACTCGCGCTCAACAAGTGCCGCAAGGATCTCGGCGGCGTCTTCCCGACAAGGCTCCCGGTCTTCTTCGGCATCGCGCCGTCCAGGGCGACGGACCGATTCGCGAAGCTCCTCTTCGACTGGTTCCGCGCGCCGGCGCTCGAGGTCTCGATCAAGGACGAGAACGGCTGGGCCGCGATCCGCAAGATCGGCTTCGTTCCGCTCGGCCGGATGAAGCCGGAGGAGGAGGCACGATTCCTCGAATGCCTCGCCACCTACACCCAGCGCGAATGGCGCGACACCCGGACCCGGACCCCCTCGCGCTACACCTTCGCCACGCTTGTCGACCCCAACGAGGAACTCGCCCCCTCGATGGTGTCCTCGCTGCGCCACTGGGCCAAGATCGCCGAGAAGATGGGCGTCGAGGTCGAGCCGATCGGCAAGAAGGATCTCGCCAGGCTCGCCAACTACGACGCGCTCTTCATCCGCGAGACCACCGCGATCTCCAACCACACCTACCGCTTCGCCCGCCGCGCGCAGCAGGAGGGCATGCCGGTCATCGACGACCCGATGTCGATGATCCGCTGCACCAACAAGGTCTACCTGAACGAGCTGATGACCGCCAACAAGGTGCCGGTGCCGCCGTCGGTGATGATCGCGGGCCCCGCCGACTTCGACGTCGCGGCCCAGCGGCTCGGCTTCCCGCTCGTCCTGAAGATCCCCGACGGCTCCTTTTCGCGCGGCGTCAAGAAGGCCTCCACGCCCGACGAGCTGAAGGCGCTCGCCACCGAGTGGCTCGAATCCTCCGACCTGATCATCGCGCAGAAATACCTGCCGACGCAGTATGACTGGCGCGTCGGCGTGCTCGGCGGCCAGCCGCTCTTCGCCTGCCATTATCTGATGGCCAAGAAGCACTGGCAGATCGTCAACCACGACCGCGCCGGCAAGCCCGACCAGGGCGGCATCAAGCCCTTCCGCCTGAAGGATGCCCCGCCCGAAGTCATCGACACCGCCGTCCGCGCCGCCCGCTGCATCGGCGACGGCCTCTACGGCGTCGACCTCAAGGAAACACCCGACGGTGTCTACGTCATCGAGGTCAACGACAACCCCAACCTCGACCACGGCTGGGAAGACGCCGCCGAGAAGGATGAGGTCTGGGTCCGCCTCACCCAGTGGTTCCTGGACCGGCTGGAGCGCACGGGGCGGTAGGCGCGAATGGAGGCGACACGGACACCGGTGTCGGTGTATCCTGCCGTTGTTCCCTGGGACGGCAAGCGGGATGAAGTTCGAAATCCACGGCCGGTGGCGAAAGGGCTATGCGTTCGATCTCCACACGCTCGCCAGCACCTATCTCGGGCCGGATGAATTCGGTCATGATCGCTTCGAGAGCAAGCGAAGCGAGATGGGCGAACTCGTCTATCGGCTCAAGTACCAGAACGACCGAACCGCCATTCCGCAGATCATCCGCCTCCTCGATGGTATCGGAGGGATCGAGAAGTTCGCCGCGATCGTTCCCGTGCCATCGTCGAACGGGGCTCGTCCGTTCCAGCCAGTGGACGAGATCGCGCTGGCGCTTGGCGAAAGCCGGAATGTGCCGGTCCTGGCAGGCTTCCTGCGCAAGTCCGGTGCAATGGAACTCAAGAACGTAGGCGATCCGGAAGAAAGGCGCTCGCTTCTGGCGGGTTCGATTTCGGTTGCGGGCCGTCAGACGCTCGAGGGCAAGCATGTGCTTCTGGTCGACGATCTGTACAGGTCGGGAGCAACGCTCGATGCCTGCTGTTCGGTCCTGCTTGACGATGCAAAGGTTGCGAGCGTCTGTGCTCTCACGATGACCATGACGAGGAGCAAGCGATGACGACCGTCTTCCTATCGGGTTCCCGCAGCGTGAACCGGCTCGACGACGCGATCCGCGACCGCATCCGCCGGATGATGGATCAGGAGTTCGCCATCGTCATCGGCGACGCCAGCGGCGCTGACAAGGCCATGCAGATTCATCTCGCTGCGAATGGCTATCGGAACGTCACCGTCTTCTGCGCCGGCCAGACGTGCCGCAACAATGTGGGCGAATGGCCGACGAGACACGTCGAGGTTCCTTCGTCACTGTCCGGTCGCGATTTCTACACGGTGAAGGACAAGGCCATGGCGGGTCACGCCGACTACGGCTTCGTTCTCTGGGACGGGAAGAGCGCAGGCTCGATCAACAACGTTCTCGAACTCGTCAGGCAGGGAAAGTCGGTCGTCGTCCACCTCTCGACCACCCGAAACTTCGCCGTGGTGAAGACCGCCGAGGACATCGCGCGCCTGCTCGAACTCTGCGACCGCGACGACTATCTCGATATCGCCAGGAAGACCAACCTCACCCGAACGATGGCCGAGATCGGCCGGGCAGGGCAGGCGACGCTGAACCTGTAGCGGGGGAACCTCCATCGGCCGCTCAGCCCACCAGCGCCGCCACCGCCAGGCTCGCGCCCATCAGCGCCACCGCCGCGACCACGAACGCCGCGTCCCGCTTTCCCGCTCGCGGCGCGCCCGTCACCGTGCGCTGCGGCCCGGCGCCCAGTCCGCGCGCTTCCATGGCGATGGCCGAGCGGGACGCGCGGCGGATGGCGTAGGCGAGCAGCGGCACGACCAGCGCGGCGGCCTCGCCGGGGCCGGGGATGCGGCGCGGCGGGCGGCCCCGTCGCATGGCCCGCGCCAGCCGCATCTGCCGCGCCTCGCCGACGAGGTCCGGCACCAGATGCAGCGCCGAGAACAGCGCGTAGCCGATCGACGGCGGCAGCCGCCACGAGACCATCATCGCCTTGATCAGCTGGCCGGGGTCGGTCGTCAGCGCAAACAGCGCCGAGACCATGCCGCAGGCGATCGCCCGCAGGAACAGCACGATGCCGGCCGACAGCGCCGCGCCGCCGAAGGGCGATTCCGACGCCACGTGCAGCGCGAAGTCGCTCTCCTGCCGGAACAGCACCGACGTGGTGAGGAAGCCGAAGCCGAACAGCGCGAAGGGAACCATCAGCGCCAGCACGAGAAGCGGCGAGCGGCGCTCGGCGAGGATCAGCGCCAGCGCCGCGACCAGGATCGTCGCCAGCTGGAAGACCGCGTCGAAGACCAGGATCGAGGCCGCGATCCAGACGAGGCAGACGACCATCCTGGGCAGCGGATGCAGCGCGCTCAGCATGCCGCCGCCTCCGCGCCAGCACGGGTCCAGGCGGCGAGGTCGAGCAGGGCCGGGCGCTCCAGCCCCGCGTGGCGCATCAGGTCGCGGTCGGCGAGCAGAACGGGGCAGGAGCCGTCGGCGAGAATCCGCCGCTCGCCGAGGATGACGGCGCGCGGGCAGGTCGCGAGCGCGAAGTCGAGCTCGTGCGTGATGATCGCCAGCGCCGTTCCGCGCGCCCGCAGCGCCTCCACCGTGCGCGCCAGCGCCGCGACGCCGGCGGCGTCCAGCCCGGCGGTCGGCTCGTCGAGCACCAGCAGAGGAAAACGCCCCGCCTCAACCAGGCAGGCCAGCGCCAGCCGCCGCTTCTGGCCTTGCGACAGTTCGAACGGATGGCGCGCGGCGAGCCCCTCGAGCCGCCAGTCGCGCAGGACGGCGGCGATCCGTGCCGCGTCGGCCTCCGCCCCGCGTCCGGGGCCAGCCGGCATCGGCAGATCGTGTCCACCGGAGCCGATCCCCAGCGCCGCCGCGATCTCCTCCCCCACCGAGCCGGCCGCGAACTGGCCTTCCGGATTCTGGAAGGCGATGCCGCCGGCAGCGCCGTCGCGCCGCCCGCGCTTCAGCCGCAACAGGCCGGCGAGGCTCGCCCCCAGCGTCGACTTGCCCGCCCCATTGGCACCGAGGATCGCGATCGCCTCGCCCGCGCGGACGGCGAGGTCGATCCGATCCAGCACCATGGGGCCGAGAAACGGCGCGCAGGCCGCACTCGCGAGCCGGACCACCTCCGTCCCGCCTCCCGCCGCGGCCGGCGCGAGGCGCTCCGACACGAAGCGGGCCGCGACGGGCCGCGCCGCCTCCCGCTGCCCCGGCGCCAGCGCGTCGAGACCGCGGATCGCCTCGCCGATGGCGAGCGGCGTGGGCTCCAGCACCACGCCCGCGGCCGCGAGGTCGGCCGCCAGTTCGGTCGCCGCCGGCCGCCAGATGCCTTGCGCCGCCAATGTCTCGCGATGCGCCGGAAACACCGTCCGCGGATCGCCCGCGGCCACCAGCCGCCCGTCGCGGTCGAGCACCGCCACGCGGTCGACGCTGCCCACCAGCCCGTCCAGCCGGTGGTCGACGACGATCACGCTGCGCCCGTCCCGTCGAACGAGCACCAGCTCCGCCAGCCGTGCGGCCGCGGCGGGCGCCAGATGCGC
The nucleotide sequence above comes from Aquibium microcysteis. Encoded proteins:
- a CDS encoding peptidase C39 family protein; translated protein: MTARIRPADLRDIAELVAIENAVFATDRISRRSFRQLIERESAETLVLEEEARIAGYAMVLFRKGTAVARLYSIAVAPDRAGAGAGGRLLQAAEDAAFGHGRMMLRLEVREDNARAIAVYEKRGYRRIGRENEYYSDGMAALRYEKTLRGGVPVQTRVPFYEQTCEFTCGPCCLMMAKAFFDRSFTPDPVMEIRLWREATTVFMMSGPGGCEPFGLAVAARDHGLSAEILVSFHGALFLQSVRSTEKRRVMELAQVDFRLRAERHGLPVSYRPFVLDDIRGALAEGKLVIVLVSGYLMFGKKVPHWVLAIGDDGDHILLHDPWVEDERGETKADAANIPVPHSIFMTMAQFGRDGLRAAIIIGKLDRP
- a CDS encoding RimK family protein, producing the protein MTWVILTGRQNDIDPYATPHKIITNRDYLAHPALFKGQRPKVINLSNSYAYQSRGYYASLLASSRGHRVIPTVETMIDLSERKLYEHALPELELALNKCRKDLGGVFPTRLPVFFGIAPSRATDRFAKLLFDWFRAPALEVSIKDENGWAAIRKIGFVPLGRMKPEEEARFLECLATYTQREWRDTRTRTPSRYTFATLVDPNEELAPSMVSSLRHWAKIAEKMGVEVEPIGKKDLARLANYDALFIRETTAISNHTYRFARRAQQEGMPVIDDPMSMIRCTNKVYLNELMTANKVPVPPSVMIAGPADFDVAAQRLGFPLVLKIPDGSFSRGVKKASTPDELKALATEWLESSDLIIAQKYLPTQYDWRVGVLGGQPLFACHYLMAKKHWQIVNHDRAGKPDQGGIKPFRLKDAPPEVIDTAVRAARCIGDGLYGVDLKETPDGVYVIEVNDNPNLDHGWEDAAEKDEVWVRLTQWFLDRLERTGR
- a CDS encoding ComF family protein, giving the protein MKFEIHGRWRKGYAFDLHTLASTYLGPDEFGHDRFESKRSEMGELVYRLKYQNDRTAIPQIIRLLDGIGGIEKFAAIVPVPSSNGARPFQPVDEIALALGESRNVPVLAGFLRKSGAMELKNVGDPEERRSLLAGSISVAGRQTLEGKHVLLVDDLYRSGATLDACCSVLLDDAKVASVCALTMTMTRSKR
- a CDS encoding energy-coupling factor transporter transmembrane component T family protein: MLSALHPLPRMVVCLVWIAASILVFDAVFQLATILVAALALILAERRSPLLVLALMVPFALFGFGFLTTSVLFRQESDFALHVASESPFGGAALSAGIVLFLRAIACGMVSALFALTTDPGQLIKAMMVSWRLPPSIGYALFSALHLVPDLVGEARQMRLARAMRRGRPPRRIPGPGEAAALVVPLLAYAIRRASRSAIAMEARGLGAGPQRTVTGAPRAGKRDAAFVVAAVALMGASLAVAALVG
- a CDS encoding ATP-binding cassette domain-containing protein, producing MPEAPAIDAATWRDAAVRYPYAAADAVGPVTLAVRQGEVLLLLGPSGAGKSTLLATLTGLVPQTMPAEVSGAVELFGEAASARRPAQWSVVVSRLFQNAEETLCGMTIGDEVAFALENRALPLAEIEARVAAAMRAVGLSPDDRGRRTMALSGGEKQIVALAALLAQDAALVVVDEPTAHLAPAAAARLAELVLVRRDGRSVIVVDHRLDGLVGSVDRVAVLDRDGRLVAAGDPRTVFPAHRETLAAQGIWRPAATELAADLAAAGVVLEPTPLAIGEAIRGLDALAPGQREAARPVAARFVSERLAPAAAGGGTEVVRLASAACAPFLGPMVLDRIDLAVRAGEAIAILGANGAGKSTLGASLAGLLRLKRGRRDGAAGGIAFQNPEGQFAAGSVGEEIAAALGIGSGGHDLPMPAGPGRGAEADAARIAAVLRDWRLEGLAARHPFELSQGQKRRLALACLVEAGRFPLLVLDEPTAGLDAAGVAALARTVEALRARGTALAIITHELDFALATCPRAVILGERRILADGSCPVLLADRDLMRHAGLERPALLDLAAWTRAGAEAAAC